The Methanobrevibacter millerae genome includes the window TAAAATATTTATCAACTATTAATTAATAATTAACAAACATAATTGATTTAAATTTAATGTATGCATATCCCAAATTCATAAAAAAAATCATGAAAATAAGATATGAAGTAATATATTAATAAAATAATATTTAAAATTTTTCAATTATAATATATAAAAATAATGTAAAATTTATATTTTTTAAAGTTAAATTATATAAAACATCCCAAAATACATAATCAAAACAGAATAAAACACAAAAAAATATAAAATAAAATAGAAAATATTCAAAGAAAAAAAGAAAAAAAATCTCCTAATTAATAATAATTGTATTTGAAATTGTACAACCATTATAACTAGAAGAAATTATATATTTTCCAGCCATCAAATTAATGTTTAAATAAGCAAATCCATTTTTATCAGTCATACGATTATAAAAGACCCCATTAATATTGAATTTAATTGATTTATCAGCAAATGGCTTTCCATTGCCATCCAAAAGAAGTATTCTGAATTTGCTTCCGTCCCTATATTTCATCTTCAAATCATCAGCAGACAGCACATGAAGAACAGTAATTTTGTTAGTGATTCTAAGGCCGTTTGGATGGATTGCAGTCAAAATATACTCCCCCGGAGCCAAATTGATATTCAAACGAGCAATACCTAAATCATTAGTTGTGCGTGTGTAAAATACTCCATTGATATTCATTGTAACATTCTTATTGACTAAAGGATTACCTTTATCATCCAATAATTGCACACAATACTGAGTATCATTTTTATAATATTTCACAATATCTGCACCCATTATTGTTGGAAGAACTGTGATATTAAATGATTCTGCAAAATTGCCGTATGGATTATATGCCGTTAAAATATACTCACCAGGAACAAGATTGATGTTCAACCGAGCAATACCTTCATCATTCGTAACCCTATTATAAAACACACCATTGATATTCATAGTTACGTTTTTTCCGACAATAGAAGAACCAGTACCGTCAATAATTTTCACATAGAATTGAGAATCATTTTTATAGTATTTTACCAGATTATCTCCAAAAATAACTGGAAGAACAGTAATTTTAGCAACTGCAAATGAATTCTCTTCAGGATTATCTGCATAATATGCACAGGCAATTGAATAATTACCTGGATTTAAATTTATATTAAATGTAATCCATCCACCTTTATCACTGGTACGGACATATTCTTGTCCATTAATAGTTATGTTAATTCTTTTTCCAGACAATGGATTTCCCAAGTAATCCACCAGCTGTGCATTGAACTGGGTTCCGTTTCTGTAATATTTGACAATATCATAAGCAAAAATATAAGTAAGATTACCTGATATGATTATTGTATCATCAAAGCTGGATTCCTTATAAGCTGGGTTTCCGTTGAATGCAGCATGAATTTCATATATTCCTCCGTTTGAACCTAAATTGATAAATACATCGCCATTGCCATCAGTTGAAACATTATAATTTTTATCATTGACCTTCACATTTACAGCAGCATTGGCAATTCCCACACCATTATCATCAACCAAAGAAAGTTTATATGTGGTGTTTATCAATACACCGTTGAAACTGGAATTTTTAAGAACAGAATATGATAGAACAGTAATATTAAATGATTCAAGCAGCCCGTCATAAGGATTCTGAACTGTTATATCATATGTTCCAGGCTCCAAATCAATATTCAATCTTGCAGTTCCATTCTCATCAGATAAACATGTATAGAATATTCCGCTTAAGTTCATTGAAATATTTTTATTAGCAATAGGAGTTCCGTCACCCTGCAATAGTTTTACTCTGAACTGTGAAGAATCCATATAGTATTTCACCAAATCTTGACCAATGACTGTAGAAAGTACAGTGATTGTAGATGTCTTATATGCATTTTCAGATACATTATCAGAGACATATGATGTGGCCACGTTATAAAATCCTGGCTTTAAGTCTATCTTTAAGCTGACCCAACCATTTTTATCAGTTATGTTGGTGTAATTTGTACCGTTAATGGATATTGTCAGCAATTTATCAGATAATGGTGAACCTAAATAATCTAAGAGCTGCGCATAAAATTGAGTTCCGTTCCGGTAATATTTAACCAGATTAAATACAAACAAGTAAGTTGAATTGCCTGAAATGACTGTGGAATCTGAAGTTTCAGATTTTTCATAAGTGTTATCCCCATCAAATATAGCATGGATATTATACATACCTGCAATGAATCCTAAATCAACATTTGAAATACCATTTTTATCAGTTACTCCAGAATAGCTTTTATTGTTGATTTTAAATATTATTTGTTTTCCTGAAAGCAGATTATTATATTCATCAATGAGAATAACTTCATAGGTGTTGTTTTGTAAAAAATTACCTTTTAAAATTGTTTTGGTTAAGTTATCTGAAGGTAAAACCTTAATATAATTTGTTGTAAAGCTTTCAAGGTATTTCTGTGAACCCGCATAAGCAGCAGATACCAGATAATCACCATATTTTAACCTGAATCTGAATAATGCTTCACCTGAATTATCCGTATTCTTTTGATAGGAATTGATTAATTCACCAGTTATTGTTGAAACATTGATTAAAATATTTGCTCCAGTAATTGGATTATCCAACAAATCCTTTAAAACAACTTTAAATTCTAAACTTTCATTATCACAAGTCGTTTGATCTTTTCCATTGAGATAAGTTGAGGTTTTATCTGAATCAACAACCAATATTCGAGCATCAGATTTGGATGATATGTAATTAGCTGCACTCATAGAAAATGAAGCCAAATAATTTCCAATTCCTTTATTGATTAATAAACGTGCCAATCCTTCATTATTTGTTGTTACATTGTATTTTGTACCATTAATATCAACATTTATTGGCATATTTGTTAAAGGATGATTATTTTTATCCTTCAAGAATATTTCCAAATACTTATTGTCTCCAACCTTCATTATAACATCAGAGGCATATATTGAAGTCGGCATATCATAAACAAGAATATTATTAGTTTTTTCACAAAATATTCCATAATATTCATTGGTATAACGATAAGTAATGTTGTAAGTACCAGGAAGGAGCTTGATTTGCATACGTGCTTGGCCGAATGCATCAGTTGTCAATTTATATGTTTCTACAATTTTATCTGAAGAAATTGTTGCAAGAATTGTTTTACCATACTGACTGAAAGCATTAGGGTCATTGAATGAAATTACAAAGTATTTATTCTCACTATAATATTGTGCCAGGTCACTTGCATTCATTGAAATCTGTTCTATTACAGTTTTGTTGCTTACAATAATTGTAGCGGCAGCTGTTGAATCTTCATACCAGATATTTCCTGCATAATCCAAAGTTGCCAGATATGAACCTTCATTTTCATTTATTACAAATGTTGCAGCACCGTTTCCATCAGTAACACGACTTAAAGTTTTAATTACGTTTCCTTTGTATAAATTCATAATTATTGTTTCATTTGGAATGAATCTGCCATACATATCACTCAAGACAACATCATAAACTCCGTTTATTGGTATTGTTACATGATGGAATCCTGAAATGATTGAAATAACCTTTTCAATAGTTATTACTGCTGAACCCTCAGCTGATCCATAAATATTATCTCCAGCATATGTTGCCCGAATATTATAATTGCCTGGAAGATAGTTTATCGTAAGCTGTGCAACACCATCATTATTTGTTCTCAAGGAGAACTTATCTGAGAGATTTCCCTGTGTAATTACAACATTGATATTTTCACCGCGTATCAGTGTTCCATGCTCATCTTTCAATGTGATGTTATAGACATTGCCTGTTCCATAAAATACAACATCCGGTACATCAATGGTTGAATTTACAGGACGAATGGTTATTTGTGATTTTGATTTTGAAGGCAAATACCATGCATCACCGTTGAAGCTTGCTTCAATATTATATTTTCCAACATCCAGACTCAACAATAAATCTGCACGGCCAAATTCATTTGTAACTGCATCAACAGTTTTAATCTCACCTTTTGAATTGACTATTTTGAATTGAATTGTTCTGTTTATTATTCCGTAACCGTTCACATCATTCAAAATTGCATTGAAATTATTGTTTTTACCGTAATATGTCTTGTTTTGAGTTACAACATATGTTGGAGATGATAAAACATTGACATATGCAGTATTATTTGATGCTTCGAAATAACCGTTTCCATTATAATAGACATTTATTGTATATAAACCTACAGGATACTGGAAATTAAACTCATAGTATCCGTTATCATCGCTTATGACATCAAATGTTACTGTTTTGTTTTTAGAATCTAAAATTTCAACTGTCAATGTCTGGTTTGATATTTTATATGAATTTACATTGATTAGATTAAATCCATACCTGTTGTTTCCACCATAAAATACTGAATTTTCCATCAGTATCATTGTACTTGTATCAACTAAAGATAAATCAAGAATCTGATTGTCGATTCTTGCAAAAACATTCACATCTTTTGAGGTGTCAGCATGAGTAATGTTTGCATAAAGAATATTATTTGAGAGTGTTGAATTAAGTGGCTGTATAATTGCATTAAGACATGATAAAAATACAGGTCTTTGATTAATAACATAATTTAATTTAACAACTTTCCCATTTTCATCCACCAATGAATCTAAAGCAACTTTTATGCTGTCTTTAGATAGATTAACTAAACTCATTACTATCCAGTTGTCCAATTTCAAATTGCCTAAGAACAGATAGATCTTTTTGGAGTTAGGCTTTTGATTGTCACCCCACCAATTAGATGAATAGTCCACATCACCAGAATATGAAAATATGTCATTACCTTCATAATAAGCACTGTTATTTACAAAGACAGAATAATGAACCTCTTTTGCATTGTATAATGCACCGCCATAAGCCGCATTGTTTGAAATGAATGTGGAATTTATAACGGTATCTGCAGTTACAAGGCCATCCCCTTTATATGAATTTCCTTCTTTTATGATATTGGAATTGTTTTCAAAGTAGGAATTATTCACTTCCAATGATTTTATGGCAGCTAATTTGTTTCCAACAAAAACTGATGAATTGATTGAGTTAAAACGACCTAAAGGACCATAATTATTTACAAATACAGAATTATTAATAAATCCAGCAAAGGAACCGTGGTCTTCTGAAATGTAAAATCCATAGGTATCAGAGTAATAATTCATGGAGTTGAACTTAAATGTGTTGTCAATGAATGATGAGTTTTCAACATATGCATAACTTGAATATGATGAATATTCAGACAATGAAGCTGACAATACCACAATAGGATGCATATAAATAATACCCAATTCATTTTTTCTAAAAATTGAATTGTAAATCTCTATAGAACCATCAATTGGAAAGAGATAATTATAATTTTTATATATTGCATTAGTATAATATTTTGAGGCTGATTCAACTGTAATATTATTTACATAAAAACTGGCACTTCCAGTCATTATTGCACCTCTGTTTTTATAGAATGATGAATTGATAACTTCAACCACCCCTCTACCGTCAATGATTGATGAGGATTCTACATTTTCAAATTTGGAATTTTCAATAGCTAATTTACCTCCGTTTACCACAAATAGTGAATCACCATACCCCTGAGAAAGAACTGTAAAAGTAATATTTTTTATTGTAAGGCTTCCCCATGACTGTATTCTGAATATGTTTCGTGCATTATCCCTGCTCATTACTGCAGATTCTAAACCTACAATGGTCAAATTCTTATTAATTACCAAATTTGAATTGGCACTGTATGAATATGTTCCATTAAGCAGATAAATTGTATTTCCATTTAATGCCTTGTTGATTGTAAAGTCCAATGTTTGGTAAGGAGATTCATAACTTCCATCACCATATCCATTACTTCCCCTAGTTGGAGAGACATACAATTCATAATCAGTTAATCCAGTACCAACTACTAATCTAAGTCTTTGAGAGTCTATTATTGCATAAACAAGTGAACTTTCCGTGTTTTCCAATAAATAATTATTGAATACAGCATTTGATAAAAATGCACTACCCTGTTGGAATCTTCCGTTTTGTGATTCAAATTTTACTTGCCTTATAGGAAGCAAGTCCACATCATCCAATTTGAATAATGATTTGCCGTCACTGTATTTATTTAGACTAACAGTGAATGGATCCGCTGTTCCTACAGGAATTGGTGAATTTTTATTTTCAAAAGTCATTACAATCCAATTATCTGCAGAAGTTTTTGCATATTGAATATTAGGACCATGATTATCTCCCCACCAGTTTAAAGGAGCATAAACTTCACTTATACCACCATTGCCACTGACAGTACCCAAAATAATACTGTAAGTTACATTAACTTTTGATGAAAATGAATTTATCCCATCATTGAATATTGATGAAACAGCATTTAATGTAGAGTTAGATAACAAAAAGGAATTTGAAAATCTTCCGCTTAAAGTAGTGACTCTATTGAAAGTTACATTGGAATTGTGAATTCTTAACTCGCCAAAGGTAGAATTGAATGCAGTTAAAATTCCATTTTCTTGCTGTAAATTGTTAATGATGGAGTTTTCAACATTGATGTTAATCCCGTAATTTTTTCCACTATCATAATCATAATTAGAAATCAATTGCCCAACTTTTGAATTTTTAACGCTGATTGATTTAGCATTATATAATGTAGCCTCCACACCATTGCCTGATTTGAAATTCAAATTTGAATTTGAAATTGTTGCATTTCCAAGATTAACTAGTACCTGAGCCAATGTTGAAGAAGAAATATCACTGAATTGTGAGTTATATATTCTTAAATCAGCATTGTTAAAGATAAGACCCATAAAAGAACTCATCTTTTTAAATGATACATGATCTAAAGCCAAATCACCATAATTTGTAATGATAGCAGTATTTTTTGAATTTACATCAGCAAAACCGTTGATAAAAGTCAAATTATACAATTTTAGAGAATTGGAATTTAAAATATTGAAAAATCCATATTTATTTTCACCGTCAATGACAACATTTCCTGACATTGACTGTATAGTTAAATTCTTATCAATCGTTAAAGCATTGTTTAAAGAACCTTTATAGGTACCTTCCATCAAAATAATAGTTGAATTATCTCCACCAGATTGAATAGCTTCGTTTAAATTTGAATATGGAGCATCATAACTACCATTTGCATATCCGTTATTCGAAACATTTACATAAATTTCATTATGATTTATTCCTATAACATTATCAACAGAATTTGATATTAAATCCTGTGATATTGTTATATTTTCCTCTGTAGCACTAACAAAGGATAATGAAAGAATAAAAATTAATAATAATGAAAAATATAGAATTATATTATTATATTTAATTTTTAACACCTCAAAATTTTATCATTTTAATGATAAAAGTCCATAATGTTTTAAGTTATGTTTGAAGTATTATAAAAAACTATTTAAAAAAAGAAGAAAAAGAATGACTTAATATTCATCATCACTCTTTCGCTTATAACCAAATATTAACAAGAAAACTAGGATAATTACAAGCAGTATTGATAAATAAATTGCCATATCATCATCAATTTTCTTATCTACAGATTTATCCTCAATTTCATATGCATTTAAAGAATCACTTGAACTGGAAGATGAAGATGATTCACCTTCTGATGATTCTCCGGAACTTGATGCAGATGGAGAAGTAGCGGAAATAGCATTGGATACTAAACCAAAAGTATCTAAAGACTCGTCAAATTGAGAGCTATTTACCTTACTTACACTATTACCCTGAGCAGTACCATTCTGTGCATTTATATTACTATTCCTTCCATTTCCACCAGAATTTATATCTGGATTAACAGAATTATCATTGTTTCTTGGATTGTAAGAAGGAATATTCTGATAGATAAACTCAGGATTTCCAGTATTTGTATTAGGATTTGGACTAGGAAGTGGAATGCCAATAACTTTAGCCACCACATCGTCAATTAAATTTCCTGACGGATTAGGATTAGGCAATCCTGGACCGCTATACTGTCCACCATCACCATCACCCAAATTAAATCCCTGACCCTCATGATTGCCATTCGGTCCGATTACATTACCGCTATAACCTCCTTCGGAATTGCCAGTTCCCCTTCCAATATTTGCATTTGTAGATGGATGTGAATTTGTTTGTGTAGGATTAACCACACTTGGAGTATCACCTCCAGTATCCTGAGGATTAACTGGAGATGCAGGACCATCACCATTATCTTCATCTTCTTTTGGAGTAATCCATGAGACAATTTCACTCAATCTGGAACCAAGTCTCATGTTAGGGAAATTGTAAACAGAATCATCAGCATTAGCTGGACGTCCATTTAATTGTGTAGGACCCCAGTAGTTATATCTCATATCCGCAACTACTCTTGAGCTGTCACTTGTTATATAAGCTGAAGATATAGTACTTGATTCAGGAGCAAAATTATTATAAATGTTGGATTGATGCACTGTAATGTTAGCTTGTCCAACACGCATAGCGCCACCAGAAATTAAAGCCATATTGTCTGATATCGTTGAATTATAAATATTCAAATTATTTTGGACATGACCATAGTAATAGTAAGAATCATAGCTTAAAGCTCCACCATATCTTGCTGAATTATTGGTGATTACAGTTCTAGTAATTAGGAAGTTGTTTGAAATGAACAAAGCTCCACCAGTACTTCCTGCACGGTTTCCAACAAAATTACAAAAGTCAATTAATGCATCTGGTGATTGTACATATAATGCACCACCATCATTTACTGCCTGATTATCAATGAAATTTGAATTAAGGGCATTAAATTTATTGAATGCACCGTAAACAGCCCCACCATCATGATTATTATTGTATAAATAATTATCTGCAAAACCACCATTTTGTACTTTAGTATCCTCTGCACGATTGTTTATAAATGAAGAATTTGTTATAATTAAATCAGCATTGGATTTAGCAGTGTTTGATGCTCCAACATACTTTGTAGCTATTGCACCACCTTTATGAGCAGAATTTTTATTGAATACTGTATTATCAATTATTAGGCCTGTGTTATTGGAATAAATCGCACCACCTTCCCCAACAGGTAAGTTACACATTGAAGAATATGAATATGTTACTCCAGTAACAGACCATGTTGAAACTGCTTTTCTAATCATACAATAATCAAATGTAGTGATTGCTTTATTGTCATAAAATATTGTATTGTTTACAATCAAATCATGAACTGAATCTGTGTAAATCGTTCCTCCATGAACACCTTGATTCGCATATAAAACTGAAGAATTTATTATTATCTTACCAAAATCTGCTATTGCACCACCGATATGAGCCAGATTTCCATATATGAATGCATTTTCAATAATCAAATTGCCATAATTTAAAATTGCACCACCTTTACCGGTATCTCTGCAGTCAATAGTGTATGCATGATCTTCATCCACCTCATTATCAAATGAAGGATTTGAATTATCATAATATGAAGAGGAATTACATAATGTTGAATTATTAATGATTAAATAACCATTATTTATAAATAATGATCCTCCATTCACATTATGACCATTTCTAAATACAATATTGTTAACTGTTAAAATACCTGATTTTGATATAGTAAATAGCTGTTTTAAATCTGCATCAATGATTACATTTCCATCAAAACCAGTAATTGTAATGTTTTTATTAACATCCAAATCAGATTCGAAATAAATTCCTCCTCCAACATAAATTACTGCATTGTTCAGTGCATTTTTCAATGCATGACCTATGCTCGCAAAAGGATTTGATTGGCTACCGTCACCAGTAATGTCACTACCATTTATTGATACAAATATATTATATGGAGTATTGTCGGTTACCAAATCATATTTGGCATTAACTGCATAATTGGAACGTTTAGACCCATTACTGCTTATCAAATAATTTTCAATTATCCTATTTGACAGGTTCGTATCGGAAATTATTTCAACAGCATAATCATCAGCATTTAAAGAATTGGATATGATTCTATTATCAAATACATGATTATTAGATGATTTGTCTGATAGATAAATACCTGATTGATTTGTAACTAAGGAATTACCATTAATTTTAATATCATTAGATATTATTGAATTGTAATGGGAGTTCAATGCATAATAACCAAATATTTCAGATGCGTTACCAAGAATTATATTATCTCCAATAAGTGAATTATTTGAATTAGAAGAAATGATAAAAATCAATTTATCACCAATACCAGTGAAATGATTATTCAATACACTAATATTTTGAGAATTATTGATAATTAATGCATCAGATTTTGAATCTATATTGAACATATTATCAGATAATAAATCTGACAATGTATTATTCATTTTTATTATAGAATTACTGATTGTATTATTTACCAAACAATTGCCATATCCTTCATCAATTAAAATTAAACTTCCATTAAAAGTATTGTTTAAAATATCCAATTTTGAAACGTTATTCAATTGAATGGTTGAGTTGACAAATTTGATATTTGACATGTTGGAATTATTTGAACCCTCATCGAATATCAAAATCACAGTATTATCCAAATTAGATTTGTAACTTGAAACATTAACCGGAACATCAATTATTAACTTCTGATTATCTGATAAATTTAAAAGCAATGTATCATTTTGCCTGACAAAAGTTGAATTCAATTTGGGATTGAAATAAATGCCATAATTCAATTGACTAATAACATGAGTATTAGCAGTTAAATTGATTATGGATTCATTTTCAATGATATTTATTGGATTTGTTCCATTTGAATAAATCGTATTATTTATAATGCTTACATTATCACAATGCTCGGAAACTAGAATTGCACTGCAACCCTGACCGATGACATCGAAAACATAATCCATTGTAATGTTATTTCCAAAAATGTCCAAAATGTTATTTGCAATTGAAATATTATTTGACCTGTATGATGCAATACCATAACTTCCGCCACTTTGTGAGAAAAGATAATTATTTTCAATATTCATTGAATCAGACATGTGCAATTCAATCAGGTAGGCCATTTTATCTGCATGAATGATTATTTCATTGTATGAAACATTCCACCCATAAAGCCTGCCGATTACATTTACAGCAGCAATTCCATATCCACAGTCATCAGAAACAATATTGATTTTATTACCAATAACTTCACTTTCAACAATAGCATCAGAAAATATAGCTTCACCCATATATGAAGTTATCATAATTATAGTATTATTGTTGATTTTATAATTTTTAGAAAATTCCCTATTATAAATATATGAACGTGGACTATATGATGAAATACTGATTCCATATGCATAATCAATTTTCGAATTGACATAAATGTTATTGTTTGATATGATATTATCTTCACCAACTCCACAAACAAAAATTGCTGAGTCATAATCAGTCTTTTTCTTAAACATTGATGTTATATTATTGTTGACAACACTCATATCATTAACACCATCCAAAACAACAGCACTTTTATCATAATTGATAAAATTAAAATCCCTAATCAATGAACCTGAAGCGTCATCTTCAAAGGTTATTGTAACATTGAATAACAAATTATTCTGCTTGTTGCTGACAACATTAATCTTTTCATTGAAGAAAATATTTTTATTTGAAATGAAAGTGAAAAATATTGTTTTGGTTGCATTTGCCTTGAATGTATAATTCAAATATCCGTCCTCATCAAAATATTCATAGAAATTATCATCATCGATAACTAAAGCAGTAGCATCATATATAACACCATTGACCATATTGTCTGAATCAATATCTGCAACTGCATCAGTGATATCCTTATATATACCAACACTAGCATTAGTTTCAATGACATTGGATGAAATAGTTGTATAGTATACTAAACCTTTAAGATATATTCCATAACTGTCACTGGTAATCTTATTGTTGGATATTGTATTATTATAATACCTATCAGTACCAGAAGTTGTAATGGATACTCCTCTTGTATTAGTAATAATTATATTATTATCAACAGTATCATTATTACCATATATTGTAACTGCATCATCATGACTTGACTTGACTTTATTGTTATGAACAGTAGAATAATTACCTACAATAGCTATGGCATTTCCATAATTATCTACACTTATAGTATTGCCATATACATCAAGATTGTT containing:
- a CDS encoding NosD domain-containing protein yields the protein MVFATNQTDDLYGANNLNDSAVVNELFGDSISGKTIEINQDSYDNYFNKYTGEIKKDADIKSGDVLKIANISDRGFVIDRQLTIMPNSSSDQISNGFIHLIKGSDGSIVTGLTINNTEAVLSINSNQVGYLHGIWLSDTSNNTISYNVIRIANSGGVYALPMHSSSRNNIVYNDMKTYVSSNIIMSNSHYNFISRNKIEVLSYSDMSVTNLIYFSPFAFAGRLDTALCEGCTISYNELIGFCTLPMSIIIQAVYANHENTVIANNTISKGSYGINVMGSNAQVHGNNVNGSAVGIAVNGANISVCDNTIYGSSQKIGLAVYGSEGTTGIITRNDISYVDVEEALHVGNNLDVYGNTISVDNYGNAIAIVGNYSTVHNNKVKSSHDDAVTIYGNNDTVDNNIIITNTRGVSITTSGTDRYYNNTISNNKITSDSYGIYLKGLVYYTTISSNVIETNASVGIYKDITDAVADIDSDNMVNGVIYDATALVIDDDNFYEYFDEDGYLNYTFKANATKTIFFTFISNKNIFFNEKINVVSNKQNNLLFNVTITFEDDASGSLIRDFNFINYDKSAVVLDGVNDMSVVNNNITSMFKKKTDYDSAIFVCGVGEDNIISNNNIYVNSKIDYAYGISISSYSPRSYIYNREFSKNYKINNNTIIMITSYMGEAIFSDAIVESEVIGNKINIVSDDCGYGIAAVNVIGRLYGWNVSYNEIIIHADKMAYLIELHMSDSMNIENNYLFSQSGGSYGIASYRSNNISIANNILDIFGNNITMDYVFDVIGQGCSAILVSEHCDNVSIINNTIYSNGTNPINIIENESIINLTANTHVISQLNYGIYFNPKLNSTFVRQNDTLLLNLSDNQKLIIDVPVNVSSYKSNLDNTVILIFDEGSNNSNMSNIKFVNSTIQLNNVSKLDILNNTFNGSLILIDEGYGNCLVNNTISNSIIKMNNTLSDLLSDNMFNIDSKSDALIINNSQNISVLNNHFTGIGDKLIFIISSNSNNSLIGDNIILGNASEIFGYYALNSHYNSIISNDIKINGNSLVTNQSGIYLSDKSSNNHVFDNRIISNSLNADDYAVEIISDTNLSNRIIENYLISSNGSKRSNYAVNAKYDLVTDNTPYNIFVSINGSDITGDGSQSNPFASIGHALKNALNNAVIYVGGGIYFESDLDVNKNITITGFDGNVIIDADLKQLFTISKSGILTVNNIVFRNGHNVNGGSLFINNGYLIINNSTLCNSSSYYDNSNPSFDNEVDEDHAYTIDCRDTGKGGAILNYGNLIIENAFIYGNLAHIGGAIADFGKIIINSSVLYANQGVHGGTIYTDSVHDLIVNNTIFYDNKAITTFDYCMIRKAVSTWSVTGVTYSYSSMCNLPVGEGGAIYSNNTGLIIDNTVFNKNSAHKGGAIATKYVGASNTAKSNADLIITNSSFINNRAEDTKVQNGGFADNYLYNNNHDGGAVYGAFNKFNALNSNFIDNQAVNDGGALYVQSPDALIDFCNFVGNRAGSTGGALFISNNFLITRTVITNNSARYGGALSYDSYYYYGHVQNNLNIYNSTISDNMALISGGAMRVGQANITVHQSNIYNNFAPESSTISSAYITSDSSRVVADMRYNYWGPTQLNGRPANADDSVYNFPNMRLGSRLSEIVSWITPKEDEDNGDGPASPVNPQDTGGDTPSVVNPTQTNSHPSTNANIGRGTGNSEGGYSGNVIGPNGNHEGQGFNLGDGDGGQYSGPGLPNPNPSGNLIDDVVAKVIGIPLPSPNPNTNTGNPEFIYQNIPSYNPRNNDNSVNPDINSGGNGRNSNINAQNGTAQGNSVSKVNSSQFDESLDTFGLVSNAISATSPSASSSGESSEGESSSSSSSSDSLNAYEIEDKSVDKKIDDDMAIYLSILLVIILVFLLIFGYKRKSDDEY